GTGCTTGTGTTTCGTATATTTTTATAGGACGATGATCCATATGTTCGCAAGACAGCTGCCATTTGTGTTGCAAAGCTCTATGACATAAATGCAGAGTTAGTTGAGGACAGGGGTTTTTTGGAATCATTGAAGGATTTGATATCTGATAATAATCCTATGGTTGTAGCTAATGCTGTTGCAGCACTCGCTGAAATTCAGGACAATAGCAGTAGACCCATCTTTGAGATCACTACTCATACACTGTCAAAGCTTCTCACTGCGTTAAATGAATGTACAGAGTAAGTTtgtgtttttgaaattttgatcttataattgaaatttaaaacacTTGCGACTTTAGTTATAGTGCAACTCCTCTAATAGGTACTGTTTCAGAATATAGAAGAAAATAGTGTTTATTGGTAGAAACTCTATTACATTCTAGGTATTTGAGTGACCTAGTTCTTTCCCCCTTTAAAATCCTCTCCAAAACTAATGATGTCCCCTCCAATAAATCTACCGTTCCTCATATTTATAATCTACTTTCTCTCACTttctaaccaactaactattcAACTACTCCCCCCATTTGTCATCTTATCTTTTAAATgtaaccttaattttttttcttttcaattttcccCGTAAATGAATAGTGTCTTCACTATGTATTTATTACAACGATCAATAGTCCATTAGTTATAAGGACAATTTAGTAATTTCACTTATTAAGTCATTTGCTGCTTTTCTTAATTCTTGTGGAAAATCTTAAACGACACTCAATTTGAAACGGACGGAGTAGTTATAAAAGGGAGTTACCATACAATGTTTTCTCCCTAAACATTCACCTTGTCCTCGCTTGTAATTTCTTAGAACAAAACCTGCTGGGGTCCCACTGTTTGAAATATGATAACCATAACACAAATAAAAGACAATACTCTCCCTCTAAGACCAGGGTACAAATTGCAATAGTTGAGTTTAGGATTTGATGCTATCTTTGATATAGCTGATTTTCatgatgattttgatttttgatccCTTGGGAAAATATATGTCGATAAAACATCCTTTGTATAGATTGTATCTAAGAGAAATATATGTTAGTAACTGAATATGTATCAGGATGCCTTgaaatttaaaaccaaaatataACACCAAGTAATTTTGCCTAGTTGATTCTgcattattgtaattttttagcCACTGTTTGAGTTGTCATCATCCTGTCTTTTCCTTGTCCATCTTTGACCCTGTTGTTTCATTCAATCTAACACAAATTGCTCTCACTTATCAGATGGGGTCAAGTTTTTATACTGGATGCTCTTTCTAGATACAAGGCTGCTGATGCACGTGAAGCAGAAAACATCGTAGAAAGAGTTACGCCACGGTTACAGCATGCTAATTGTGCAGTTGTACTATCGGCTGTTAAGGTGATTCCACTCCTCACCTGTAACTCGTTATCTTGCAGCCCATGTGTCAATATTAATGCATCGCTAATTACATTCTGCATAGTTTGCTAACCACAGTTTATAATGACATGTAGATGATCCTTCAACTAATGGAGCTCATCACCAGTACTGACGTGGTCCGGAATCTTTGCAAAAAGATGGCTCCTCCTCTTGTGACATTACTCTCGGCAGAACCTGAGATACAATATGTTGCCCTGCGAAATATCAATCTTATTGTACAAAGAAGACCAACAATTCTTGCACATGAAATTAAGGTAttgatctaaattttattttgtgaacATGTCAGTGATTTATGAATTTATAATGGACTAGGGTACCAGATGATGGACCTCTTTTATTTTAGATGCAAAATTATTATGGGCCTCCTGACTATTCATTCTATCTGTAGGTGTTCTTCTGCAAATACAATGATCCTATATATGTGAAAATGGAGAAATTAGAAATCATGATAAAGCTTGCTTCAGACCGAAATATAGACCAGGTAAGCTTTGCTTTATATAGCTTTCAGTTAAATATTTTCCTCTCCTCcctattttttcattttcttttgttaaaagCTAGCTCCACAGTGATTTCAGTGAACACCACACAACTTTTTCCGATCTGAGATGTGTTGTTCATTTATCATGTTCCTTGGAAAAGATTCATTCATTAGCCATTTTAACTCTGTTCTTGTTTTAGTTATCTGTTTTggagtatattttaattttgttctttATTGTTATCTGCAATGAAATATCTTCTTCCATAAAAAAACAAGTTATCCTGCTACATTGACGAGGCTTTGTCATGAACCCAATGAAACAAATTGGTAAATTTGATTGAAACAAATGAAAATCAATGAACAATTTTATTGAATGATCAAGAAAAGAAGAGAGGCGAGACCAAGGGTTTCCTTTCACCAACGATTTCTGCATATACACGAACTTTCTAATTCACACaatgaatcttttatactattTATCTCTAATGAGTCTCCCCTAAATAGCCAAGTTCCATTACTGGTTCTAAGGGGGtgcttgaaaaaaattattactaggAATGTAGAAGAAAAATTAACTCGCAGGAATAAAATATTCCCAGGAAAAAAGTAACATCCACTTTCCCATGATTTTAATCCCAAGTAAATGGGTGGGAATAAAAGATTCCCTTCAAGATAGTAGGAATAAAACTgaaataactacccactcttcCCGGGAACATGGCTATTATTTCCAAACACTTTTCTAAAAATACCTGAGAATAAAATGCCCATTATTATTTCCTGGGAAAGTTATTCCTGGGAGTGAAATTCTCAACCATGATAATCGCCCCCTAACTACTTCAACTCCCCTTTATTCTTTATCTTAACAGATCACCTTTCCTTTACTAATTTGACACAACTGCAGCTTTACTGTGCATTGATGTTTAATTTGGTAGATCAATTTTTCTCATGAAACATTCAATCCTTGCAGCTTTTCTATATTTGGCATATTAATCATgggtcagttttttttttgacctaTTGGTATGATATTGGCAGGTTTTATTGGAATTTAAGGAATATGCTACTGAAGTTGACGTAGATTTTGTTAGAAAGGCAGTTCGTGCAATTGGTCGTTGTGCCATCAAATTAGAGAGAGCAGCTGAAAGATGCATTAGTGTTTTGCTAGAGTTGATCAAGATAAAAGTAAATTATGTGGTTCAAGAGGCAATCATTGTTATCAAAGACATATTTAGACGATACCCCAACACGTATTGTTATCTTTCCTTTGTCTGTTTGGGGGTGGATGAATATAGAAAAGTTGGTGATTAGCATTATAATTCAaacatttgttttgttttgcagaTATGAGTCCATAATTGCAACTCTTTGTGAGAGCTTAGACACCTTGGATGAGCCCGAAGCCAAGGTATGTTTTCTGAGTGCATATGTAATTGACATTTTACATTAGCATACCTTTACCTTCTCATCCACTTCCCTATGTGGACAGGCATCAATGATCTGGATAATTGGTGAATATGCTGAAAGAATTGACAATGCTGACGAGCTTCTTGAAAGTTTCTTGGAAAGTTTCCCCGAAGAACCTGCACTAGTCCAACTGCAATTGCTGACAGCTACTGTCAAACTCTTCCTTAAGAAGCCAACTGAGGGCCCACAGCAGATGATTCAGGTCCTTCCACATAACACATTATTTGTTCAAATGTGTGACTTGTTGTAATAGTTTTTTTAATCCCAAATGACTATATTTGGTGCTCTTTCTGTTGTTAGTATTCCTCTAACCTAGAGTTTCCTCAGATTCCTGttcatatattataaataaattaacttaAATATAGCAACATTTTTCTACCAAAATCGAGTATGACAACCCTTTTGCTAAGTATGTAAATCCATCCGGTCCTTTCTCCTCTTTCTTCAATTGGTCTATATATAAGCAACTTCTCTTTTTATTACGAATTGTTGTATATCTAAAGTTCAATTCAACACCTATGTGTATGAAGTATTTTACAAACTTATATCGTTATTATACTACCATATTTACAGCAGTTGTTTTTCTGCATGATATCATATGATCTATGATACATATTTTTTCCAAGAGAAAAATAGAAACCTAGCAAATTTGAGCTTATATCTGGAACAATTGCTAAAATTATTGGAACCAAATCTGTAAGACAAATATTCCGTTGTACTGTATCCTTAGTTATGTATTTGTTCACAGAGCCTTCTTTATATTGCTTCATAAAAATATCTAGCTGTTTAATCTACATTCTTTAAATCCTTTGATGTCATGTTTCACTTATAACTAATCTTTACAGGTTGTTTTGAACAATGCCACCATGGAGACAGATAATCCTGATTTGCGAGATCGTGCATACATATATTGGCGTCTCCTCTCAACAGACCCTGAGGTTTGATTTCTTGAAATAGAATCCAGTCTCTTCGGCCACCAATATGTAGCTAATTAGTTGAGGTGGATACCTTGCTAAAGATTGTATAGCAAAACTGAATATATATCAACTTAACTATTTACAGAGAAGTTCTTAATATGTTTTATCACTCTTTAAAATAGTAGGTATAATACATTAATATGATTGATCATTTGTCTAGATACGTGCAAATAAGAACTTTTTCTCTCTGAAATTGTGTGTTAGACAAATTTGGTCCCTCACATTTGATGTACCTGGTTTGTATTCTCCAGGCAGCTAAGGATGTTGTATTAGCTGAGAAGCCTGTGATAACCGATGACTCAAACAACCTTGATCCTTCTCTACTTGACGAACTTCTAGTCAATATTGCTACATTATCTTCTGTTTATCACAAGCCCCCAGAGGCATTTGTAACCCGCACACATTCATCAGCCCAGAAAACTGAAGATGATGAGTATCCTGATGGAATTGAATCAGAGTCCTCTGTAAATCCTGCTAATGGTCCTGGGTCACCACCTACTTCCAGTTATACAATACCTGCTTCACCTCCACCTGCTGCTGCACCAGTGCCAGATTTACTTGGTGATTTGATAGGCATGGATAACAATTCTATTGTTCCTCTTGATCAGCCAGCTAATCCTTCCGGGTGAGTAAAATTAAGAAGTAATTGTGGGTTACTTGTAAAATGGCTTACTGTAGTCTGCTATGCATTTTAGGAAAGTTTATGTGATAGAAAATggctaaatatgtttttttcgTTCCCCTAAAACTTGGTTGTAGTCCCTCCTTCAAAAAGTGGTGTCTTTTCGTCCCCCAACTTGTGAAATATGTTGTCCGTGGTCCATGTGGGCTGTGGCAGAAATCAAAGGGGCGAGGGGAATAAAACCCAATATCAGGACCAACAAtgacatttaaaaaattactgtTCGAAGGCAAGATTGTAACCGAATTTTGAGAATTTTGAGGGGACAGAGTATAATatttaacaaaaagaaaatattgtttCTTTTGTATAGAAATAGTGATTAATAATAATTCATGTGATGTTgtaatttattaataaatattaaaacatGTTAGGGTGAGTTTGTGATGGCTTATCTACATATATAATGGTTGAGCAGTTTCTGAACGTTTTATTGCATTTTACAAAATCATGCTTTATTATATCCTCTGCCCTGATTGCAGGCTTCCATTGCCTGTTGTACT
This portion of the Trifolium pratense cultivar HEN17-A07 linkage group LG3, ARS_RC_1.1, whole genome shotgun sequence genome encodes:
- the LOC123917643 gene encoding beta-adaptin-like protein C; this translates as MSRNDSKYFSTTKKGEIPELKEELNSQYKDKRKDAVKKVIAAMTVGKDVSSLFTDVVNCMQTENLELKKLVYLYLINYAKSQPDLAILAVNTFVKDSQDPNPLIRALAVRTMGCIRVDKITEYLCDPLQRCLKDDDPYVRKTAAICVAKLYDINAELVEDRGFLESLKDLISDNNPMVVANAVAALAEIQDNSSRPIFEITTHTLSKLLTALNECTEWGQVFILDALSRYKAADAREAENIVERVTPRLQHANCAVVLSAVKMILQLMELITSTDVVRNLCKKMAPPLVTLLSAEPEIQYVALRNINLIVQRRPTILAHEIKVFFCKYNDPIYVKMEKLEIMIKLASDRNIDQVLLEFKEYATEVDVDFVRKAVRAIGRCAIKLERAAERCISVLLELIKIKVNYVVQEAIIVIKDIFRRYPNTYESIIATLCESLDTLDEPEAKASMIWIIGEYAERIDNADELLESFLESFPEEPALVQLQLLTATVKLFLKKPTEGPQQMIQVVLNNATMETDNPDLRDRAYIYWRLLSTDPEAAKDVVLAEKPVITDDSNNLDPSLLDELLVNIATLSSVYHKPPEAFVTRTHSSAQKTEDDEYPDGIESESSVNPANGPGSPPTSSYTIPASPPPAAAPVPDLLGDLIGMDNNSIVPLDQPANPSGLPLPVVLPASTGQGLQVSAQLTRRDGQVFYSMLFENNSQVPLDGFMIQFNKNTFGLAAAGPLQVPQLQPGTSTRALLPMVMFQNMSQGPPSSVLQVALKNNQQPVWYFNDKILLHVFFTEDGRMERATFLETWRSLPDSNEVSKDFPAIVIGGVDATVERLAASNIFFIAKRKNANQDVFYFSAKLPRGIPLLVELTTVVGNPGVKCAIKTPSPEMSTFIFEAIETLLRS